The DNA segment TTTCCCTCGGGGCGGACACCGGCACTGCCTGGTTGTCGACGCCCTTGTCCTGTAGAGTCTCAGTCGTTTTAGCTTCATTGCTCGCGGTGTCAGCAGGCTTGTAGGGCCGCATGACGACCGTGCTATACCTGTAAAACAGGCGGAAGCTCGCGGCCCGGACATACTTATATGACTCATCGTTGATGTAAAGGTGTAACCTCCATCCCTCAATGTCACCTAGTTTCTCCTTCTTGCTTCCTGCAACACACCAGGGCGAGATACTGAGTCCCCGGTTCTGGTTCCTCACCAGGTTCAGGGCGTGCTCGTATGTCCTGTCCCCGCTCCGAGGGAGAAACATCGTCATGCTGTGCATGATTGGCACATCCTCCACCCTCTTCACGCAGAGGACAGGGCCCATCCAGCCTTCCAGCTTTGGAGCGTGTTCCCTCAGCCAGTCGGCGGACGACTCGTCCTGCATCATGCCTCCCCTGGAATCGATGCCCAGAAAGGACGCCGTATAGTCCTCTCCTTTGGACGCCTCGTCTATCAGGATGTCCTAAAGCACGGTGAGCTCATCCGGTTTCAGCGACTCCGCCGGGTATTTGAAAGGCAGGACAGCCGTGCGGACGCCTCTGACAGCATCCGCATATCCGCGCCGCCCTTCCTCCACCCGGTGAGGAGCCGGTCCAGATGGTTGGCCCCCGGCTGCCTTTGTATCCGTGCCTCGCAAATTTGGCCGCTCTTCCTTTTTCCGGCTTGGGCGTACGTGCCCGCGGGCATTGCCCTGCTGTCGCCAGGCGTTGCCACCAGGTGCGCTCCTCGAATAGCGAACGCTCCTCTGGCGTAAGAGCGTCGAGAAAGCTAAACTTCCGCCTAGCCCCTCGACCCCCCTTACCTTCCACTGCCTCGATCTCCTTCTTATTATCCGCTATCGTTGTCCTTTGTCGTTGCCCTTGTCCGTCATCAAGTCCAAtgtttatgtttgttttgttgttgttgtttttcatccTGTTTCTTCGACCCTTGGCTCAAACAgggtgagctgtcgggtctatGTTCTTTATGGGGAACTGAGAGGTCCGCcacgccagagccccttgacgcggtaaggccaccgttacttcccaattcggcccggtgttgggaaggctccgttAGAATACAGCCACATtaacctcctggctgcaaagttccaatgggcacgggagtcgcataacaccctggattaggaggtggtagctcttggttaGCGCACGCATGCGGCATCCGACATCCCGCGTGGTCCGTGCTTAACAGCACCAACCGCACAAGATTGGGGGGCGCCGAGTATGCCTTGCGCCTAAGCCCTTGCACCGCGGCAAGGTGCCTACAATTCGCAGAGGTTCAACTAGAGTAAACGAGGTGCGAAACCGATCCGTGGTTGCTCGAATTACTGTTATCAAATGGCAAGCCCAACTGAGTATAAATCAATTAACAGCTATCAAAAAGACCTATTCCTTTttgaaaaccacatgtctaAACAAACACCCTCTAGAATTGCTCTTACTCTAtcatacatttttcataaactAAGTATTTCAACCTTAGTTTATCAACAGATTTTAGCAAAGACTAAATTACTtagtttttgtttcatttagaCACAAGTTAACTCTCAGCTataatttaagttcattttaagTTCATGGGAGCATAGGCCTAATATATACCTAGCCATTGGGTAATTGGGGTTAGAATAAAACCATCTCTAAATTCTTAAGTTATAAGTTCAAACTTTATTCGCTAATCTTTGTACATTTTGAACAACTGAATACtaacaaatattaatacatatagTTTAGTTATTAGAAGAATACTTATACATAAGCGATGAATTGAGTTTCGTAtcctttcgtattttgtttttctattcgGTTTTTTCGCACTTGTACTCATTAGCAAACAGTTTTCAAGTCGTTTAAGTAaggtatttaaatacaaattttcttttttaataaattactaCGAACTACCAAGTATACATTGAAACAATTAGCATAATGTAAACTTTAATGAAGGCACATTTTTGGCATTTCCACTGTGATGGTGAACACCTGTTGAGCTCAACATTTAGAGCTGTAGCTCTTCAGCTTCTTCGTCGTTGATTGCGGGCGCTTGTTCACTGTAAGCCAATTGTTGGGCATCCAAGCTGCGGGCATATGGATAAGATGACGCAGCGCCCGAAGACCAACcagcagagttgccacctgaccAACCAGCCGCATTATAGCCACTACCAAGAGCACCACCGAATTTATTGCCCAGACCACCGAAGAAGCGTGAGCCACTGACAATCAGAGCCAACAACAAAGCGATTTTGGCAACAATCACAGCTTTGGTGGTAAGCAGAGCCAAAGCTCCGAGCACAATGGGTATGACAGCAAAGAGTTTGGCACCAACAGCGATAGCAATCGGACCCAACATCTTCTTCAATTTACCACGGCCTAAAAAGGGGTTGACAaatattgtttcaaaaaaagtaaaaagtaaaggaCAAAGTAATATTAGACGAATGAACTCATTCGTAGATGTAAGGGTTTTGAGTTTTACCTTCATCGAGTGCGCGTGCCATATCTTGAGTAGCTTCAGCGGGAATTTTCACTTCCAAACTGTGGGAGCCCAAGAAATCAGCAGCGTTCTGCATAGCAATGTCGACTAAGCGTCCGCTGCGTTCTTCAGCATTTTCCGGTAATTGCGCATATATTTCATTTTCGCTCAAAGCTTTACTGCTGCGTGCCACGGTAGAAGTGGAATccctgcaaaaatataaaatattgaagtcTAATTTAAAGTCAATACGAAAAAAGGAGAATCtaagaaacaatttttaaacagcgaatgaaaaaaattgtgaaagtgTGATATTGGTTCCGTATTGAGGTGAATCGCTGCTTAGTATGATTGCTAATCTCCAAAGGTATCCAATTTACTAAATAAGAGAAATTTTATCTCTTTAATAGGAAGATATAGATAGCCTCAAGTGAAATCGATTGGATAACTGTATTGTTATTTTCAGTAAGCTTGAGCATCATTAATACCGAGACGTCGATATAGAAAGCAGCGTTTGATCTTTCTTTAAAGAAACGAGTTCAAACCAAGATTATTTTAAGCCATAGGCtctattttttcaagtaatcaTATTGCAAACTCTCCCTTACTGTctcgaaagtaaaatttttcacatgCTTTGCCCTCGATATGAAGCTTTGCTTCAGgactttataaacttttatGATAAGATAAGCATCAATTGAGCTTTGCCACTAAACTGAGGTTATATCATGGTAGCCAAGTCGGCATTACGTCTGGATTACATCAGTGAAGTAAAAGTAGAGCATATTCTATCAGTTCGTTCAGCattttttcttatcttttttgttttaattttaaactttgagAATGCGCACTAATTTGCAATTGGTttgttcaaatttaaattttcactcaATTGTTAGCACATCCTTTCGAGGTTATGTAATCACATTTAATGGACTGTCTTTTAACTTGCGTAATTGGAATGTACAAATACATAACATTTGTATTTCTTTGCATGACTTTAAGTTGGTTATTACAATGATTCCAATCTTCTTTTTTTAAGTTACACACAATCACACACACCTTTTGAACGAAATGCCATTGACGAGTTCGATGTTATTGCTCCTAGCCGCGCGGTTCAATGCCGTAATACCCTTGACGGCAAAACAAGTGGTCATATCCTCAGCTTCGAAGCAACTGCCAAGGTAGCGGGCGGCAAGCGCCAATGAGCCGCCATTTTCACCTTCGACACGATTATCTTGTACACTTGGCGCGGCCCAAGCGCAGCTCACGAAGAGCAAGGAAGTGGTGGCTAAGATGGCGAACACTTTCATTTtcacgaaaattttttatttagataa comes from the Bactrocera neohumeralis isolate Rockhampton chromosome 2, APGP_CSIRO_Bneo_wtdbg2-racon-allhic-juicebox.fasta_v2, whole genome shotgun sequence genome and includes:
- the LOC126756487 gene encoding uncharacterized protein LOC126756487, which codes for MKVFAILATTSLLFVSCAWAAPSVQDNRVEGENGGSLALAARYLGSCFEAEDMTTCFAVKGITALNRAARSNNIELVNGISFKRDSTSTVARSSKALSENEIYAQLPENAEERSGRLVDIAMQNAADFLGSHSLEVKIPAEATQDMARALDEGRGKLKKMLGPIAIAVGAKLFAVIPIVLGALALLTTKAVIVAKIALLLALIVSGSRFFGGLGNKFGGALGSGYNAAGWSGGNSAGWSSGAASSYPYARSLDAQQLAYSEQAPAINDEEAEELQL